The Hyphomonadaceae bacterium ML37 genome includes a region encoding these proteins:
- a CDS encoding DUF1838 domain-containing protein yields MRTLIAALGLSAVTAAAACAQERLSFDNPDDVITMNRKIGCSTVDGEPITFYWHGYAFSRRAGEPDRRLFRVEGMNVRACVTVEHPEHGAGYRLVSRELLLYLDPDTNEILSTWDNPWTGETVDVLHVANDPVNSRGSFPNGPNGPAQWRGSSMGNDFWQTTTVPLFYSNPLASEFQAEIGGTYHATEMFNFFGRVDDITDPETTTADVEVGWVRMSDWLPWMEMRGRDGLIYFHTAGTKLDSWDELPEFFRDEIARHYPEYTEPPALDDDRPNVTSWTYYRDIAAGVVTAPERN; encoded by the coding sequence ATGAGAACCCTGATTGCTGCGCTGGGCCTGAGCGCCGTCACGGCGGCTGCGGCCTGCGCCCAGGAGCGCCTCAGCTTCGACAATCCCGACGACGTCATCACCATGAACCGCAAGATCGGCTGCTCCACGGTGGATGGCGAGCCGATCACGTTCTACTGGCACGGCTACGCGTTCTCGCGCCGGGCCGGTGAGCCGGACCGCCGCCTGTTCCGCGTTGAGGGCATGAATGTGCGCGCCTGCGTGACGGTGGAGCATCCCGAGCACGGCGCCGGCTACCGGCTCGTGTCGCGCGAGCTTCTGCTCTATCTCGATCCGGACACGAACGAGATCCTGTCCACCTGGGACAATCCCTGGACCGGAGAGACGGTGGACGTGCTGCACGTGGCCAATGATCCGGTCAATTCGCGCGGCAGCTTCCCTAACGGACCCAATGGCCCGGCCCAGTGGCGCGGATCGTCCATGGGCAATGATTTCTGGCAGACCACCACCGTGCCGCTCTTCTATTCCAACCCGCTCGCCAGCGAGTTCCAGGCCGAGATTGGCGGGACCTATCACGCCACCGAGATGTTCAATTTCTTCGGCCGCGTCGATGACATCACCGACCCGGAAACGACCACCGCCGATGTGGAGGTGGGCTGGGTGCGCATGTCCGACTGGCTGCCCTGGATGGAAATGCGCGGACGCGACGGGCTGATCTATTTCCACACCGCCGGCACCAAGCTGGACAGCTGGGACGAGCTGCCGGAATTCTTCCGGGACGAAATCGCCCGCCACTATCCTGAATATACCGAGCCGCCTGCGCTCGATGACGACCGGCCCAATGTGACAAGCTGGACTTACTATCGCGACATCGCC